ATAAGCATCCTTCTCACTTAATGGAGGTAAGATCCGATGGATGCTCCATCCTCAACCATACTAATGAGTAGATTTGATAATTCTTATAATAAGGGCTCCATTATAGTTACTTCTTTTATCTCAATCATATTTTCAACTCCCATTTCTCTTCCACAAGCTCTTGCCCAGATAGAATCTGCGTTCTAGTCTCAGATAGTTTAAAACCGCATGAATCATATAACCTTCTGGCTCCTACTAAGCTACTATTCGTCCATAATATAATGGTTGAATAGCCGTGCTCGATACTGAAATCGATAGCCTTCTGTATTAACTGCTTACCATACCCACCCTTTCTTGTAGAGGGTTCTACTAGAAACCACCTTAATTGCGCAATATCCTTATCCACCTTAACAATACCAATAGACCCTGCGGGTGATCCCGATACTTCCAATATCCATAAATGTTCTTGTTTGGGGTCACATCTCTTCTCAAATTCATTTAAAGTATCGCTAATAAAAATCCCAAATGAATGATCGTACTTATATTCCTCACCGAAAATTCTAATATGTGCTTCAATAACATAATCAATCTCTCCACTATGATATGAACGTATCATTGTTGTTCTCCATTCCAAGCATCGTCTTTAGCATCCCATTCAGCATAAAACTGCTCCACATATTCCTTCATATATTCATGCCTCTGCCTTGCTATTAATTTGCCATACTCTGTATTCATTAAGTCCTTCAACTTAAATAATTTCTCATAAAAATGATGAATTGCTGTACCCTCGCTACTCCTATACTCCTCTTGTGACATGACACCCCTGGGCGTGCTTTCAGGAATGTGCATGAGTCGTCCCTTCGATCCTCCATAAGCAAACGTACGTGCGATACCAATAGCTCCCAAGGCATCCAATCGATCTGCATCTTGTACAATCTGCCCTTCGATTGTATTCATGGGGGGATTATGACCTCCATTATAAGACATTGTGGAAATAATGAGTAGAACTTGCTCCCTGATCTCAATGTCCGTTACATACTCATTAAGCCAATCCATCACCTTGTTCATTCCTGCTTCTTTTGATAGATTAAGCTTCTCATCAGCTACGTCATGCAATAATGAGGCAAGTTCACATATAAATTCATTGCCTCCTTCCTTCTTAGCCATTCTTAATGCCATCACTCTTACACGATGTATATGCCACCAATCGTGACCACTAGGGTCATTTTGCAGTTGTTCTTTAACAAACTTTTCCGCACGTTCAATAATATCTATGTGTGAATTCATGTATAATCCTCCGGTACAATTCCAGCCTTTACGCTACGTAAAATTGTGGAATCGTCTTCCAAACCCAAATTTTATATTTCCTCGTTCCTGCTCCTTTGATAAGGAATAACATGTTTTGTCTAATTTAAGTAGCTTCTGATTCCTCATTATTAGCTTCTTCGGAGGTTGAACCATAGAGATCTTTCATCAACTGTTTTCCTGTAGGTGTTGTAGCTAGGCCACCCTTAGCCGTCTCTCGGTGCTTATCTGGCATAGCTCCACCTACCTCAAGCATGACCTGTATAACCTCATCTGATGGAATAACACTGCGCACCCCTGCAAGTGCCATATCCGCTGCTGCTAATGCCGTTACAGCGCCGAAACCATTACGGACAATACACGGAATTTCCACGAGTCCCGCGACGGGATCACAAATAAGTCCAAGTGTATTCTTAAGGGCTAACCCCACCGCATGAATTGCTTGATCCGGCGTACCTCCCTGCAACTCCGTCAATGCTCCAGCAGCCATCCCAATGGCAGATCCAACCTCAGCCTGACAACCCCCTTCAGCACCCGAGATAAAAGAATTATTCGCAATAACGAAACCAATGGCTCCGGCGCAGAATAACGCTTCTACCATCCGGTCATCGCTATAGCCGAATCTCTCTTGAACACTGACAAATGTCCCCGGAATAATACCACATGAACCCGCCGTTGGTGTTGCAATAATACGGCCCATTGAAGCATTCACTTCAGAGACAGAAAGCGCATAGGTCATCGCTCGTGAGGATTCCTCCCCCAGTAGACTTCCATCTTTCCCATTCCGATAACTAGCCATTCTCTGAGCATCCATACCCGTAAGTCCACTGCGAGAAAGCGTGGATTCTGTCAATCCTTTATGGACCGCCTCTTTCATAATCTCATAATAGCGACTCATTGCTTTCCACTCATCTTCTGGATCCTGACCTGATTCAGCGCTCTGCTCTTTCATCATCATTTGTCCAATGGTTCGTTCTTCATTATTACATAGGGACGCAAGTTGCTTTAATGTCTCAAACCTCATCTGTTCACTCCGTTCTGTCAATCACGGTTACTCTTCGTACTTCGGGGATTAACCTTATTTGAGCCAAAAGTGCTGGCGAATAGCCACTGTCTGATTCAAAAACCGTCAGTGCTTCTTCCCGCCTGCTCTTGCGATCCAACTTCATCCAACCAATGTTCACATCATAATCTGTAAGAAGTGTTGTCATTTCAGCAATAATGCCTTCACGGTCAGCATGATATACTAACAATGTCGGATATGCACCGCTGAAGGCAACGTCAAATCCATTGACGCTCTCTACCTTAATATTGCCCCCACCTACAGAAATTCCACGAAGATGTACTTCACGCTCACCATATCCAATTCGAAATTCTACCGTGTTAGGATGCACCGCCGCTTCTCTGCCTATGGAAAGAGTAAGCGACATTCCACCTGCTTCTGCATGCTCAATGGCATGGGGAATTCGTGGATCATCTGTTTCATAACCAAGCAAGCCTGCAGTAGTCGCTAAATCTGTTCCGTGACCTTTATACGTGTCAGCAAACGATCCGTAGAATACTATTTCTGCACGATCCGGGGTAGCCTCAAGTACAGCCCTAGCCATTCTCCCCAATCTTACAGCACCTGCTGTATGAGAACTCGAAGGACCAATCATTGCGGGTCCTATTATTGAAAATACATCTTTAAAACGTATGACCTACACCCCCTAAATACATCAACCTCTCAATCATTAATAATAACATCTTTACCCTACATAGCGCGACCTAACAATACTGTGTCACCTTATTTTTTTGGCTACGATAAGTAAATGTTCTATATAATTCCCATATTGCGGTAATTCGTATATGTAAGCTTCCGCTGTAATCCCTTGCGGTTTATTGTGCGAACCTGGCAACGAGTGTGGAAGAGACCGCGAACCATTTCGCCGTGGGTAAGGTTGCTTTCATTGTTCGTTCAATCTTTGATCCATCATCTTGATGTTACTCTTTATGGCCGCACAAAAAAAAGTGCTGTCCCATAAGATCAGTAATGACCTTAGGGACAGCCTCTTAGACAAGCCCGTATTTATTTTTTTAATGAAATTTCAAATTTGGAGCCAACTTCTCCTGCAAATACGATCCTACCGTTCTCCGATAATAAGACCTGATTCTTACCGCTGACCACGGTGTGGTTAATACAAATACCTGCTTGATCATATACAGCAAAGGAGCCATTCGAAGGCATCTTAACCGTCATGACCTTTCCTTTGGCAGCCGCTGGCACTGAAAACCATTTGGCATAGCCGTCAGCTTCGATCGTTGTCGAAGATCCTTTACTAGAGTAGAGCGGTTTTACAAGCTCCTCACTAGCGTATACGCTACCTGCTGCCGTAACATACTCTAATCCATTCTTCTTAAAGAAATTGATTTCCATCGTATCTCGACCAGCCATGCTAGGGATTTGCAGTTGGTTAACTGCTTTGTTTGCTCCAATAATCTTACTACTTAACATATATCCTGGAACTTCTTTAACGGTATCAATGGATATAATTGATAAAGATTTGAGGTAGAGCATCGATGTATATTTCTCACTCACCAAGTAATATTTTTTACCTTCACGTTTCTTCCATGCGGCAGCTACGTCTTTGGATAATACATTAGCTTCGAGCTTCTCAGCGTTATACCCTGTGACAGCCATTTGTGGAAACCCCGGTAGGGTTATATATAAGCTGGACCATAAGTAGGTGCGCCCATTTTTCTCAACAACGAATTTTATCTTTTCTGTGCCTGCATCGTTCACAAAAGAACCATCTGCCGTATACGTATACTTTTGGACAGGATTGTTCGGAGCGGTAACCGTGGATACAGACAATTCGCCCACTGGATTCATTTCTACCTTCATGAACTTACCTGAACCACCACCATAAATACCCGCATACCGGGATACTTCCTGCGGCATATCTGCCTTTATAGGCATGCCATGCAACTTCTCCGGCTTCCGTTCTTTAATAACACCCTTCTCTTGCAGCGCGCTAAGCAGCAGTTCATTTGCTATCAATTGATCTGTTGCGCTATCACCACCTGAAGAGAGTACAGCCGCAGCCATGTTGTGTTCTGGGAGCACGACTAACGATGAATGATAGGACATCGTATCTCCACCTTTCGTAAGTGCCTTGATGCCGTATTCGTTGAATGGGAACAAGCGCACACTATCCCAGCCTAGCCCGTATGCGATGAAGGACGGATCAGCTTCCTCCGGCCACATGCCTCTTTTATACTCTTCTTGTGCCATAGCTTCTACCGATTTACTAGAAAGAATATCATCGACCTGTCCCGTGAAGATTTGTGAGAATTTAACGAGATCTTCAGCTGTTGAGGAAATGCCGCCAGTTGCAATGATGTTAGTAGTCTCTCTTGGGAGTTGTCCCTTATAAGCAGGGGAATAGATCGCGGCCAGTTTCGCTGGATCCACAACATCCTGCGGTGTTCTCGTATGGTTCATTTCCAGAGGCTCTGTCAAATACTTGTGTATAAATGCTGTAAAGCCCATACCGCTAACTCTCTCTACCAGAATCTCAGCTAGCGTAAAACCATCGTTACAATATACCGAGAACGCTCCTGGATCTGCCTTTAAGTTTTGAGTCGCCAATTGCTCTAACAAAGTATCGTGTGCATAAGTATCATTATCCTCATACAAGAATACATTACTGCCCGAGGTTCCAAGAAGACCGGAGGAATGATTCAGTAGCATGCGTGGTGTAATCTGTTTGTAACGGTTGTCTTTCATCTTAAAATCAGGTATATATTTCACAACGGGCAAATCCAAATCTACCTTGCCCTCGTCTACAAGCTTCATAACAGCCGCCGTGAGCACCATTTTGCTCGTTGAACCTATGCCATATATCGTATTTGAAGTAAGAGGTATATTGTCCTTTGTGTCGTTTTTGCCAGCATGCCCTGAGATGACAATCTCTCCATCATCGATGAGTGCATATTGCAGACTTGTAGTGCCGTAAGTTTCTGTTAGCAGCTTGGCTTTCTCAGTAGCTATTTTCTTAGTCGCATCAAAAGTAAGTTTATTGCTGTTATTGGTAGCCGTTGCGGCCATTGCAGACATTGGAGCAAGCATCGTTAGCACGAGGGTTAGAACGACAATTGAAGCTCGTTTTCTACCTGTACTCGTGCCTACCCTCCTTTTCCTTATCTCTCTTTGTTCCACTCGTATCTTCTCCTGTCCTCATCGGTTTATTCCGGATGCCTTAACGAGCCGTTAAGGAAAGCTTATACGACGAAGATGTACTCCCTGTGACGACAATATGAACGGAGTATGAACAAGAAAAAAAAATGCTACGACGTCACATGCAAGGGCAAGGAAGCTTGCACATGATGCCGTAACATGAAGAATACGGGGACAGCGTTTAGACAAACCGAATGATACAATATGAATCTAATTACATGTCGGCGTTGTGATTGGCAAGGTGACAGTGACTTTGTGGCCGCTCTATTCAAGCAGAGATTCTCACAATGACCGATTAATCTCTTGAACTATATAAGTCATGTATCATATTAGTCTCTGACAATATCAATCATCTTTCCATCTCCTATTCATTGCTAATCTCGGACACATATAAACAATAAAAAAGCAGCTCAATCCGGATAAACTCGGATCGACTGCTTGTCATATTCTATGCTTTTACTCACCATTGTTATTACTAGTTCCTCGATCATGTGAAGTTAAAATTTCCAATATCTAGATCATTGTACTTTTCTTCATTCTCTCACACCATGAGATTTGCCATCACAATGATGGAACGCTTAGTCTCGAAGGTGTAGACACTTTTTTCTTGATACATCCTTTGCCTGAGCAAGTAGTAAAAAGCCCCATAATATCGAGTTGATAATCTGTAATGGTGAATCCTAGCTCACTCTCAATCCTCTTTTCTAATGGTTTCACCCAATCTACCTTCACTTTTTTCTTCCTCCCACATGCAGTACAAATCAATTGTTCATGACTATACGAATCATTCTGGATATTGCTCATCGTGTAACGAGCCATCCCCGCTTCAACATTCACTTTGTGTATAATATTCATTTCACAAAAAAGCTCTAATGTTCTATATACCGTCGCGAGCCCCATCTTATGTAACTTGCCTTTGAATACCATAAAAATATCTTCAGCGCTTATTGGAATATCTGAATGATCCAGTAGAACACGAATGATCGCCGCCCGTTGTGGTGTTAGCTTATAACCCTGATCGAACATTTTTCGCTTAATTATATGAATTTGCTCCGACATCATCGTTATCGTCCCCTTAGACTGTAATTATACACTGATTTTGGGGTTATATTCTACAAATGAGCCATATATATTTCGATAGGTTAATGGATTACTCTCTAAAATCGTAAGCGAATGTACTCATTTCTGCTCTTGTTATCTAACATAATATAAATCCATGCATGACTAGGATTCCAAGTATGTATCCATAATTTCCTTTAACCTCTTGCTCCTATAGCCTAGTTCAGGACTCAATACCAACTTATCATCGATGCCTTTTACATACATATGGATCTCGTTACTATCCTCAACCTGAGAATAATGAGAAACATCCTCTTTAGGAATAAATATTAACCCTATCTTAATTCCATGTTTGCCGACATAAAATTTATCAGTCAAGACAGGTAACAGAGCAATGAATAAAAGTATGACATATCTAAACCATCCTACTTCAAGAAAGAAATATACTAAACACAAACCTGTAGTCGTCCAGACAAGGCCCTTTTTAAATTTAGCATTCCCTTTGAATAAAATATCTCCAGCTTTTTTCTTTGAAATGTAGCTTTTATACACAATAAATAATGACAGTATAACCGTTACAATGAGTACTATATAGGGTAATATTAGAATCACTTCCTCTACTTTTTTGAATTAAAGTTATGTAATTAAAGATCCTTTGAATACATTCATAAGTATTCATATCATTCATTATCATCAGTATTGTTGTGCCCCTAATTCAAGCATCTCCTCGCTTCTACATCCATCTAATAAAGCTCTTATTATAAATCTTCACCTGATTTCTTTCTGCCCACTGCTTTAATTCAAGTATCGCTTTATCCTCATTCTCATTAAATCTAAAACATAAGCGCATTGGAACTAGTAACTTACCAGATGGCTTGATCCCAATAACAGGCTTGAAATATCCTTGGATTAGGATTGATTTTATAGCTGTAGCTTCTAATGTTGTGCCTTTTACAATTAAACATTCCGAAGCAAATTGTAACTTAGACGGCTTTTTAAACATTCTCATTATTATGATTACGATCGTAACAAAACAAAAAACTAAAAATAAGACTTCAACGGAATATAATATCAGATGTTTATCAGCGGTATTATGTAGTAAAAGAAATAAAAATAAACTCATTGAGAAGCATATGGATATCAATGTCCTTGCGGATTGAGGATTTTTAATTTCATACTGAGGTGCGTTCATAATTTCCTCCAATCTTTTCAGAAAAATAAGGTTAACCCACCCAGCAGGCTAACCTCATCATAAGAGTTTATTTGGTTTGTACAATTGTATTTAAAATAAACGTTTCAACTACTTTCGCCACGCCATCTTCCATATTCGTATCTGTTACATAGTTAGCGATTTCTTTAATATCATCAGGCGCATTTCCCATGGCCACACCAAGTCCGGCAAATTTAATCATGGCAAGGTCATTGTAGCTATCTCCCATAGCAATAACCTCTCCCTGCTCAATATCTAGTTTCTGAATAAGATGATGTAAGCTTGTTCCTTTGTCTACGCCAGCTTCCGTAAATTCTAAGAAAAATGGCTTAGAACGTACTACATTTAATTTACCTTGGAGTTGTTGTTGCAGTTTTTTTTCTAAGTCAACTAGTTTTTCAGCTGCTGCTACCATTATCACCTTTACAACTGGCTCTTGGATCGCTTCAGCAAAATGTTCTGCTTCTACAATGGGCATTCCCGTAATTTCACCTTCGATATCGGTATACTCATTATTTGCTGGCGTTACGATATCATCCCCGACATAAGTGTGGATCCCTACTTCTTCTTGTCTACTAATATTGTATAGCTCATGTACCGTTGCGGGTGATAGTGTGCTGCTGAACAATTGTTCATTGGTTGCACAGTTTGTAATTTTGGCCCCATTAAAAGATAGAATAAAACTTCCATATTTCTCAAGCTCCAATTCCTTAGCAATATGCGTCATTGCAAAAGTGGGACGACCTGATGCGAGGACAACTTTAACCCCTGCCTCTTGCGCGTCCATTAATGCTTGCTTGGTTCGTGATGAGATTGTAAGATCATCCCGCAGTAACGTATCATCTAAATCAAGTACGATCATTTTATAGTTCATCATTATACGTCCCTTCAAATATATCTAGTATGAGTGCAATTCGCTAAGTGCAAGGATACCCTCTATGGGTTCCCTTATATCATCAAATGATATCACTAATTCACTCAGAAGGGAAAAAAGACATCCGTACTTCGAAGGGTTTAAGAATAATGAATCAACTATTCATCGTGTGGAAAAATAGAGTGGTACCGCTAATACAATCACCCAGAACAACACGAACAATGTGATCTTCCACGGGCTACGTGGAACTTCACCTGATACTAGCCCTGTCTGTCCATTCACCATGTAGTGGTAAGTTTTTCCACGGTAAATATAATTTGCGTTCCATATAGGGACCAATAGGTGTTTGTATGTACGATCGTAATAATTTGTTCGGACTCTAAGTCTCCTAACTTCATCCCCTCCAATTGCTCCAGTAATGCTCCCATGAAGCGAATTATCGATCTTCTCGCTTGCTATCTGCCACCCTTCCTGACGAGTGACCGAATATCTCTCCGCAATGAAACCACTCAAATATTCCGGTTTATATTCTTTCAGCTGATTCAGATCGAAACCGCCAATTTTCTTAAGCAACGCTTTGTCATATCTTTTGGACGCAAGAATCAGAATATCGTCGAACACGTCCTTATAATGTCCATCTACCGAATGCCACACTGTATACCTGACCCGCTCCGTGTAGGTTTCTGTTTTCCCATCGACGACTCGAGTTCTCGTTTCATTACGATAGTGATAATCCCCTCTTTCCGCACTATAAGATGATGACGTCATCGAATCAAAGGTCCAGTAGGGGATATAGATACCCGTTAGACGAGACACGAGCTCCTCCTTCTTTAAAGCATTAGGAACAAACCAACGCTTTTTTTTCCACGATTTAAAGGAAGTCAATGCCTTATCCAAGGACATCCGGAACGGAATGATTGTCTCTGGTCGAATACTGGTTGTATCCTCCTGCACAAGCACCTTTGGCGAACCGCAAAAGACACATAAAGTCGCCGTCTCAAGTTTAGGAATAAGACCTTCCCCTCCACAGTTTTCGCAGTGGATCGTCTGCTGCTGGAACCCCCAATCCGTCTGTCCCATGTCATCATCTATGTCTGATAGATCGAGATCGTGCTCAGTTGGAATTTCCATCGAATCTTCAATTTCTTGCTCATTACCACAGTATTGGCATTTCAAATTCTGTACTTCAGAATCAAAGAGCATGGGCCCCCCGCAGCCAGAGCAAGGGAAAGTGAGTGGAGACCTTTGCGCTATATCCTCCATCGTCATCCCCTACACTTTGTGCCGCAGCCAGAGCAGAACTTCGCACTTGCCTCCAATGACTCGCCACACTCTGTACAGAATTTCTTTCCTACGCTTGAACGTGTACCTCCCTCGTTCCGGCTGTCTACACTACCCTCTGACCCAGGTTCGGTAGATCGGTTCATCATTTGGCTCATCATCTGCCCCATCGCCATTCCAGCTCCGAGACCTGCACCCGCACCTGCCGCTCCTGACTCGGGATTGTTAGCTGCCTCGCGAATAGCTTCCGCAGTCTGATACTTCATATAGTGATCAATATTACCAGCGATGTTCATCGATGATTTGCGATCTATCATCTGCTCAACTTCCTGCGGCAACGACAGATTCTCGATCATTAATGACGACAGGATAAGTCCCATAGACTGCAAATGAGGCTGTAAACGTTCCATCGCACTTGAACTTAATTCCTCGTAAGACGAGGACAGATCCATGACCGGGATATGAGATTCACTGATTAGGTCACTGATACTAGTTGTGATAATTGATTTTAAATGACCTGAGATTTGTTCTGTTGTAAAATTACTACTCGTCCCAAATAATTCCTTAAGGAATACAGCGGATTCCCCTACCCGTATCGAGTAGGTTCCGAAGCCCCTTAGCCGAACCATGCCAAACTCGGAATCGCGCATAATAACCGGGTTAGTCGTTCCCCATTTTAAATTGGTGAAATTAGCGGTGCTGACAAAGTACACATCTGCTTTAAAAGGAGAATTAAAGGCGTACGGCCAAGATTTCAAAGCCGTCAGTAACGGCATGTTTTGCGTACTTAATGTATAAGTTCCTGGACCATATACGTCAGCGATTTGTCCCTCATTAACGAATATCGCCGCTTGCGATTCGCGAACGACCAGTTTAGCTCCCATCTTGATGGCATTATCATAAACGGGAAAGCGATAAACCATCGAACCGTTGCTATCCGTCCATTCGATGACCTCGATAAATTGACCCTTTAAGAAAGAAAATAGTCCCATTGTTCAACCTCCGTGATGTTAGTTATATTTGTATAAAACTGTTCGTCATTCATTATTTATAGTGAAGTTGGATTACCGCGGTACATGTCACTACCTACCTCCGGTATTTTGTAATACGATTCTATGCATTAATAAGTTGCAGAACATAAATAGAGCACATGAATTGTCATACCATAGACAAAAGGTTCCAAGATCATTACTCACAAAATATTTTTATGCTTAGAGATAACATCACAATCCGTCGAAATTGGAGATTAAGCTCTCAATCTTACTAAATATCAAATCATAATATGCCTGATGGTGAGGCACGAAATCAGTTCGGCTCACTCTTCTACTATCGTGAATCACCTCTCCAATGTCATCGTTCATGACGCTTCCTTGTGCAAGTAAAGACTCTCTATCTCCATGGATAAGCTGCTTAAAATGCTCTAATTCAATGAAAAAGAGTCCCGATATCTCGCTTCTCTGAAACTTATAATCTCTTAGGGCTTGGTTGCTTTTATACAAAAAGACATGACAAAACTCCCGGTCTATAAGGTTCTCTGTTATAATATTCTCTTCCTTAAAAATGCCGCATGGGTAGAGCTCGCTAAATGTAGCTTCAATGCCCAATTCTTCTTGTAATTCACGCAGTCCATCCTCGGGATATTCACCTGTCGTGAGGTGTCCTGCACAAGAAATATCCAACAGATTAGGAAATGTATCTTTGTCTGGATGACGTAACTGGAAGAGTAAACTAACTCCTTCTGCAGATGTTGTAACGACCCAACAATGAAACGTTTGATGCCACAACCCCTGAGCATGTGCATGTTGTCTACTTGCTATACCTATCTTTATCATTTGTTCATTGTAAATATCGAACTCTTCCTGTAGCATGGCTATCTCCTACTCTTCTATTATGTAATTACAATGTTGGAGTCGTATCCTTTTATTATGGTCTATCTTTTCTTATGGTAGTGGTAGCCGGTGCACAGCCCCTTTTGCTTCGATTTAGCTGAACATTTATGCCCTCCCTGTTTATCTAATCTACCTGAATGTGCGTAAACGGAGGAAGAAGTCGCCACAACAAGAATTAAAGCCATAAAAATTACTATTATTTTTTTCATCCAATCCCCTTAGTTCTCCCTATGCTTTAGGGTTTTATCGTCTTACAGTCTCATTCTATTACAAAGTCCAAATACAGGGAATAGCCCTAGATGATTCTATCCCTTCCTTAAAAATTCCTAAACGACGGATTGTTAAGCAAGTTAACGGCAGGATACCGTGAAACTGTATTGAATTATTAGAGATGGGTTTTTAGAGAAAAATCATTAAGGGGATTGGTGCGTATATGAAAACTTCGAACTCGAATATTATTTGGATTGGTGGTTCTCCTGATTCAGGTAAATCAACAATTGCTAAAAATCTGTTGCGGAAATACGATCTACAATTTTATGACTATGACTTACTTGAAGATCAGCATCATGATGAATTAGCCAAGCACTCAACAGTAGCTGGTGTTATACATTCTTCATCCATAGAGAACAGTTGGGTTAATACTACGCCAGAATTGTTACTAGAACGAGCCAATCAATCTTTCAAAAGTAGATTCCCCTTGGTGATTCGGGATTTATCTACTCTTGATATACATAAGGTAACCCTTGCAGAAGGATTTGGTCTAACCCCTCAACTCGTGTCACCCTATATTTCAAATCCTCAACAAGCAATTTGGTTAGTTTCAACCATTGAATTCAAAAAGACTTCTTCAGCCAAAAGAAATAAATTATGCGGCTTATTTACTTCAAAAGAAATGGAGCTATTGGCAAAAGAAAATTTACTTAAAAGGGATATGTTGATTGACGCCCAAATAAGAGATGAAGCAAAATCCTTAGGAATGACTATTATAGAAGTGAACAATGAAAGAACAATTGAAGAAATATCTACTTTAATTGAGCTTCACTTTCGTGCGACCTTAAACTAACTGGAAACTATAGTTCAATACCGTGAGGGCTGCCAAGTGGCAGTCTATTTTTAAAACTAATGGACATGATAATTTACCAAGTATTACGATTTACGGTAGAGTACGAGCAAGAACAGGGAAAGTCGCCAAATCACATGGCATAGTTATTCTCACCCATGCTCCGCCTTCGGAACGGTTTCCAGCTGCGATCGTCCCGCCGTGCTTCTGCGCCAGCACCTTTGCCGTATACAAGCCAAGCCCGGAATGACCTGTTTCCTGAGACCGCGATGTATCACCAGAGTAGAATTTATCGAACATACGCCGCAGATCTAGATCGCTGAAGCCCGGCCCCGTATCCTTCATTTCAAAAGTAATCTCATTCTCTTCTGCGTGTATCGCCCACTCGATTACTCCTTCGGCTGGCGTAAATCTTAAGCTGTTTGTGATAACGTTATCGAATACTTGTTCCAATCGGGCTGCATCCAGAAGAAGCTGAAGCTCCTGATTGCGATGCCAATTTTCATACGGGAAACGGAGGGTAATCCCCTTCTCTCGGCATAACAACTCATATTCTTCTTTTTTTCGCTCACAAAAGGCAAGCAAATCCGTTGGTGCAAAACAAAGGACATAATCGGGCGTGTCAATTTTATTCAAAAACAACAGTTCCGTCAGCAGCTTGTCGGCACGCTGTGTGTTATTCCTGATGGTTAACAAGTATTTTTCCAGCCGTTCCGGATGGCGCGCACCGCTCTCGATCAAATTATCTGCATGTCCCTGAATGATCGTAAGCGGTGTCCGCAGATCATGCGCGATGGCTGCAATCATATCGCGTCTTTCCTGTTCCAGATTCCATTCTCGCATCAATGATTGCTCCAGCGCTTTCCTCATCTCTTCAAAGGCATCCGCGAGCTCTGTCAGCTCCTTAGAACCGCACGCTCCCGCTACGGAGAAATTCAGATCGTTCTGTTGAATCCGTCTCGCTCCCCCGATAATCCGGGCGATAGACGGTTCAAGTCTTTTTCCTAATCTTCTCGCGAAAATAAATGCAAACAAGACGATA
The nucleotide sequence above comes from Paenibacillus sp. IHBB 10380. Encoded proteins:
- a CDS encoding NUDIX hydrolase; this translates as MLQEEFDIYNEQMIKIGIASRQHAHAQGLWHQTFHCWVVTTSAEGVSLLFQLRHPDKDTFPNLLDISCAGHLTTGEYPEDGLRELQEELGIEATFSELYPCGIFKEENIITENLIDREFCHVFLYKSNQALRDYKFQRSEISGLFFIELEHFKQLIHGDRESLLAQGSVMNDDIGEVIHDSRRVSRTDFVPHHQAYYDLIFSKIESLISNFDGL
- a CDS encoding Cof-type HAD-IIB family hydrolase, with translation MNYKMIVLDLDDTLLRDDLTISSRTKQALMDAQEAGVKVVLASGRPTFAMTHIAKELELEKYGSFILSFNGAKITNCATNEQLFSSTLSPATVHELYNISRQEEVGIHTYVGDDIVTPANNEYTDIEGEITGMPIVEAEHFAEAIQEPVVKVIMVAAAEKLVDLEKKLQQQLQGKLNVVRSKPFFLEFTEAGVDKGTSLHHLIQKLDIEQGEVIAMGDSYNDLAMIKFAGLGVAMGNAPDDIKEIANYVTDTNMEDGVAKVVETFILNTIVQTK
- a CDS encoding sensor histidine kinase, whose protein sequence is MSAFALVLFFSLLCSALVWGSTLYISINQTDKSIFPANYYEQKIPRILNYVDKQKDTLLSPHMQEALERVIPTKGIQYQIINLKGQIVYGWKGQSFVKNPEDVPSKLNTIEKQGGKYIKFYPILNSQKQLKGMLVLRYSLSVSSNNPGKWLLVVLILSSLIAPFLFIVLFAFIFARRLGKRLEPSIARIIGGARRIQQNDLNFSVAGACGSKELTELADAFEEMRKALEQSLMREWNLEQERRDMIAAIAHDLRTPLTIIQGHADNLIESGARHPERLEKYLLTIRNNTQRADKLLTELLFLNKIDTPDYVLCFAPTDLLAFCERKKEEYELLCREKGITLRFPYENWHRNQELQLLLDAARLEQVFDNVITNSLRFTPAEGVIEWAIHAEENEITFEMKDTGPGFSDLDLRRMFDKFYSGDTSRSQETGHSGLGLYTAKVLAQKHGGTIAAGNRSEGGAWVRITMPCDLATFPVLARTLP
- a CDS encoding YHYH domain-containing protein, translating into MKKIIVIFMALILVVATSSSVYAHSGRLDKQGGHKCSAKSKQKGLCTGYHYHKKR
- a CDS encoding SPFH domain-containing protein; amino-acid sequence: MGLFSFLKGQFIEVIEWTDSNGSMVYRFPVYDNAIKMGAKLVVRESQAAIFVNEGQIADVYGPGTYTLSTQNMPLLTALKSWPYAFNSPFKADVYFVSTANFTNLKWGTTNPVIMRDSEFGMVRLRGFGTYSIRVGESAVFLKELFGTSSNFTTEQISGHLKSIITTSISDLISESHIPVMDLSSSYEELSSSAMERLQPHLQSMGLILSSLMIENLSLPQEVEQMIDRKSSMNIAGNIDHYMKYQTAEAIREAANNPESGAAGAGAGLGAGMAMGQMMSQMMNRSTEPGSEGSVDSRNEGGTRSSVGKKFCTECGESLEASAKFCSGCGTKCRG